From a single Peromyscus maniculatus bairdii isolate BWxNUB_F1_BW_parent chromosome 4, HU_Pman_BW_mat_3.1, whole genome shotgun sequence genomic region:
- the Mybpc3 gene encoding myosin-binding protein C, cardiac-type → MPEPGKKTVSAFIKKPRSVEVTAGSAAVFEAETERAGVKVRWQRDGSDIGAGDKYGLAAEGKRHTLTVRDAGPADQGSYAVIAGSSKVKFDLKVTEAAPPEKAEPEVAPAPEEAPGAPREVPAPATELEGNVPSPEGEGGWAMRDRRRVSQDRSQRPSFSGSVSGTPEGSAPESQGAPDDPIGLFLMRPQDGEVTVGGSIVFSARVAGASLLKPPLVKWFKGKWVDLSSKVGQHLQLHDSYDRASKVYLFELHITDAQATSAGGYRCEVSTKDKFDSCNFNLTVHEAMGSADLDLRSAFRRTSLAGAGRRTSDSHEDAGTLDFSSLLKKSSSFRRDSKLEAPAEEDVWEILRQAPPSEYERIAFQHGVTDLRGMLKRLKGMKHDEKKSTAFQKKLEPAYQVNKGHKIRLTVELADPDAEVKWLKNGQEIQMSGSKYIFESVGSKRTLTISQCSLADDAAYQCVVGGEKCSTELFVKEPPVLITRSLEDQLVMVGQRVEFECEVSEEGAQVKWLKDGVELTREETFKYRFKKDGRKHHLIINEATLEDAGHYAVRTSGGQALAELIVQEKKLEVYQSIADLSVGAKDQAVFKCEVSDENVRGVWLKNGKELVPDSRIKVSHIGRVHKLTIDDVTPADEADYSFVPEGFACNLSAKLHFMEVKIDFVPRQEPPKIHLDCPGSTPDTIVVVAGNKLRLDVPISGDPAPTVVWQKVVTQGKKAPAGPPPDAPEDAGTDEEWVFDKKLLCETEGRVRVETTKDRSVFTVEGAEKEDEGVYTVTVKNPVGEDQVNLTVKVIDVPDAPAAPKISNVGEDSCTVQWEPPAYDGGQPVLGYILERKKKKSYRWMRLNFDLLRELSHEARRMIEGVAYEMRVYAVNAVGMSRPSPASQPFMPIGPPGEPTHLTVEDVSDTTVSLKWRPPERVGAGGLDGYSVEYCLEGGSEWTAALQGLTERTSLLVKDLPTGARLQFRVRAHNVAGPGAPVVTKEPVTVQEILQRPRLQLPRHLRQTIQKKVGEPVNLLIPFQGKPRPQVTWTKEGQPLAGDEVSIRNSPTDTILFIRAARRTHSGTYQVTVRIENMEDKATLVLQIVDKPSPPQDIRITETWGFNVALEWKPPQDDGNTEIWGYTVQKADKKTMEWFTVLEHYRRTHCVVSELIIGNGYYFRVFSHNLVGSSDKAAVTKEPVFIPRPGITYEPPKYKALDFSEAPSFTQPLANRSVIAGYNAVLCCAVRGSPKPKISWFKNGLDLGEDARFRMFSKQGVLTLEIRKPCPYDGGVYVCRATNLQGEAQCECRLEVRVPQ, encoded by the exons ATGCCTGAGCCAGGGAAAAAAACAG TGTCAGCCTTCATCAAGAAGCCGCGGTCGGTGGAGGTGACCGCGGGCAGCGCTGCCGTGTTCGAGGCTGAGACGGAACGGGCCGGCGTGAAGGTGCGGTGGCAGCGCGACGGCAGTGACATCGGAGCCGGGGACAAGTACGGTTTGGCGGCGGAGGGCAAGCGGCACACGCTGACCGTGCGAGATGCGGGCCCTGCAGACCAGGGTTCCTATGCGGTCATCGCAGGCTCCTCGAAGGTCAAGTTTGACCTCAAGGTCACAGAGGCAG cccctccagAGAAGGCAGAACCTGAAGTTGCTCCGGCCCCTGAGGAGGCCCCTGGAGCTCCTAGAGAAGTCCCAGCTCCAGCCACTGAGTTGGAAGGAAACGTTCCAAGTCCTGAAGGTGAAGGGGGCTGGGCAATGCGGGACAGGAGGAGGGTGTCCCAGGACAGGTCTCAAAGGCCTTCTTTCTCAGGGTCAGTCTCAGGAACCCCTGAAGGCTCAGCCCCAGAAAGCCAGGGAGCCCCCGATGACCCGATTGGCCTTTTTCTGATGCGGCCCCAGGATGGGGAGGTGACTGTGG GGGGCAGCATTGTCTTCTCAGCCCGTGTGGCtggagccagcctcctgaaaccGCCTCTGGTCAAGTGGTTCAAGGGCAAGTGGGTGGACCTGAGCAGCAAGGTGGGCCAGCACCTGCAGCTTCATGACAGCTACGACCGAGCCAGCAAG GTCTACCTGTTTGAGCTGCACATCACGGACGCTCAGGCCACGTCTGCTGGGGGCTACCGCTGTGAGGTGTCTACCAAGGACAAATTCGACAGCTGCAACTTCAACCTCACTGTCCATG AGGCCATGGGCTCTGCGGACTTGGACCTGAGATCAGCTTTCCGCCGCAC GAGCCTGGCTGGAGCAGGCCGGAGAACCAG TGACAGCCATGAAGACGCTGGGACTTTGGACTTCAGTTCCTTGCTGAAGAAGAG CAGCAGTTTCCGGAG GGACTCAAAGCTGGAGGCACCTGCTGAGGAGGACGTGTGGGAGATCCTGAGACAGGCGCCACCATCAGAATATGAGCGCATCGCCTTCCAGCACGGAGTCACAGATCTGCGCGGCATGCTGAAGAGACTCAAGGGCATGAAGCACGACGAAAAGAAGAGCACAG CCTTTCAGAAGAAGCTGGAGCCGGCCTACCAGGTAAACAAGGGCCACAAGATCCGGCTTACTGTGGAACTGGCGGACCCGGATGCTGAGGTCAAGTGGCTGAAGAATGGACAGGAGATCCAGATGAGTGGCAg CAA GTACATCTTCGAGTCCGTCGGTTCCAAGCGCACCCTGACCATCAGTCAGTGCTCACTGGCTGATGATGCAGCCTACCAATGCGTGGTGGGGGGTGAGAAATGCAGCACAGAGCTCTTTGTCAAAG AGCCCCCGGTGCTGATCACACGGTCCCTGGAAGACCAGCTGGTGATGGTGGGACAGCGTGTGGAGTTCGAGTGTGAGGTATCGGAAGAAGGGGCCCAGGTCAAATG GCTGAAGGATGGGGTGGAGCTGACTCGTGAGGAGACCTTCAAATACCGGTTCAAGAAGGATGGGCGGAAACACCACCTGATCATCAACGAGGCCACCCTGGAGGATGCTGGACACTACGCAGTACGCACAAGCGGGGGCCAGGCACTGGCTGAGCTCATTGTGCAAG AGAAGAAGCTGGAGGTGTACCAAAGCATCGCAGACCTGTCAGTGGGCGCCAAGGACCAGGCTGTGTTTAAGTGTGAAGTTTCGGATGAGAACGTGCGCGGCGTGTGGCTGAAGAATGGGAAGGAGCTGGTACCTGACAGTCGCATAAAGGTGTCCCATATAGGGCG GGTCCACAAACTGACCATTGACGATGTCACACCTGCGGACGAGGCCGACTACAGCTTTGTGCCTGAAGGATTTGCCTGCAATCTGTCTGCCAAGCTCCACTTCATGG agGTCAAGATTGACTTTGTGCCCAGGCAGG AACCTCCCAAGATCCACTTGGACTGTCCCGGCAGCACACCAGACACCATTGTGGTTGTTGCCGGGAACAAGTTACGCCTGGATGTCCCTATTTCTGGGGACCCTGCTCCCACTGTGGTCTGGCAGAAGGTTGTCACACAG GGGAAGAAGGCCCCAGCTGGGCCACCCCCTGATGCCCCAGAAGATGCGGGCACAGATGAAGAGTGGGTGTTTGATAAGAAG CTGTTGTGTGAGACCGAGGGCCGGGTCCGTGTGGAGACCACCAAAGACCGCAGCGTCTTCACAGTTGAAGGGGCAGAGAAAGAAGACGAGGGAGTCTACACTGTCACGGTGAAGAACCCTGTGGGAGAGGACCAAGTCAACCTCACAGTCAAGGTCATCG ATGTGCCAGACGCTCCCGCGGCCCCCAAGATCAGCAACGTGGGCGAGGACTCCTGCACCGTGCAGTGGGAACCGCCGGCCTACGACGGTGGGCAGCCGGTCCTGG GCTACATCTTGGAGcgcaagaagaagaagagttaCAGGTGGATGCGGCTCAACTTCGACCTGCTGCGGGAGCTGAGCCACGAGGCAAGGCGCATGATCGAGGGCGTGGCCTACGAGATGAGAGTCTACGCAGTCAATGCTGTGGGGATGTCCAGGCCCAGCCCTGCCTCTCAACCCTTCATGCCTATTG GCCCCCCCGGGGAACCAACCCACCTGACTGTGGAGGACGTATCGGACACCACCGTATCACTCAAGTGGCGGCCCCCCGAGCGCGTGGGTGCGGGTGGCCTGGACGGCTACAGCGTTGAGTACTGCCTAGAGGGCG GCTCCGAGTGGACGGCCGCTCTGCAGGGGCTGACAGAGCGCACCTCCCTGCTGGTGAAGGACCTACCCACTGGGGCCCGGCTGCAGTTCCGAGTGAGGGCCCACAACGTGGCCGGGCCTGGAGCCCCTGTCGTCACCAAGGAGCCAGTGACAGTGCAGGAGATACTGC AACGACCACGGCTCCAACTGCCCAGACACCTGCGGCAGACCATCCAGAAGAAAGTTGGGGAGCCTGTGAACCTCCTCATCCCTTTCCAG GGCAAACCCCGGCCGCAAGTGACCTGGACTAAAGAGGGGCAGCCCTTGGCAGGTGATGAGGTGAGCATCCGAAACAGCCCCACAGACACCATCTTGTTCATCCGGGCTGCCCGCCGCACCCACTCAGGCACCTACCAGGTGACAGTTCGAATTGAGAACATGGAGGACAAGGCCACGCTGGTCCTACAGATCGTGG ACAAGCCAAGTCCTCCCCAGGATATCCGGATCACTGAGACTTGGGGTTTCAATGTGGCTCTGGAGTGGAAGCCACCCCAAGATGATGGCAACACAGAGATCTGGGGTTATACTGTCCAGAAAGCTGACAAGAAGACCATG GAGTGGTTCACCGTTCTGGAGCACTACCGCCGCACTCACTGTGTGGTATCAGAGCTCATCATTGGCAACGGCTACTACTTCCGGGTCTTCAGCCACAACCTGGTGGGCTCCAGCGACAAAGCCGCGGTCACCAAGGAGCCTGTCTTTATTCCAAGACCAG GCATCACTTATGAGCCAcccaagtacaaggccctggactTCTCTGAGGCCCCAAGCTTCACCCAGCCCTTGGCAAACCGCTCCGTCATCGCGGGCTATAACGCCGTCCTCTGCTGTGCCGTGAGGGGTAGTCCGAAG CCCAAGATTTCCTGGTTCAAGAACGGCCTGGACCTGGGAGAAGATGCTCGCTTCCGTATGTTCAGCAAGCAGGGGGTACTGACCCTGGAGATCAGAAAGCCCTGCCCCTATGATGGGGGTGTCTATGTCTGCAGGGCCACCAACTTGCAGGGCGAGGCACAGTGTGAGTGCCGTCTGGAGGTGCGAG TTCCTCAATGA